ccatgccctcggataaTCTTACTCAgccgtttcatgtagatattaaacagcaaaggggagaggactgacccctgaggaactgtACAAGGGGGGGACCTAGgagccaacctctgaccccctactaatACCGACAGCAACTGACCGGAGAGCtagaaggagaaccaccataaaatggtgcctcccactcccaacccctccagccaatgcaaaaggataccatggtcggtggtatcaaaagccactgagaggtcaaggagcatgaGGATAGAgaataaacccctatcccgggtcTGCCAGtaatcatccatcagtgcgaccaaagcagtttctgtgctgtagccaggtctgaatcctgactgctgaaggcctagataatcagcttcatataaggaccattggagctagagcgacaccaccttctcattaacattccccataaagggaaggttggagacaggacgatagttgttaaatacagctgggtACAGGGAAGGGTTCTTGAGGAGGGGCCGCACAAATGCATCCTTGTAGGTAGCCAGAAGGGACCCCTCCCTCTTCAACTCTGTGTCACcttcctgctggccaagaccagcagGGAGGGACACAGTCCAATAAACAGATGTCGGAACTCAcatctccaatggccttgtccacttcatcaggtgttataACTGCAAATACTTAATCAATCCCTTGTCTTTGGTAGGCAACATACCTTCTCCAACTCACTCACTCCTGATAGGCATACCAAACATCATTTCATAAGGAGTCAGCCCAGTGTCCCTCCAGGGCTAAATTCTAATCCTCAACAGGGCTATCGGTAATGCCTTAAGCCAGTTTAGCCCTTTTCCATGTATATCTTTGTCAAACAATGCTTTATCTTGCCACTCATACTGTAGATACCACCCTTCCAGAACTGGCAGAGTGCTAAGGACTGTGAAGGCCCCAATGAATTCCCAAATGTCTCGTAAGCCCTTGTACAAATTTTCCTGGAAAATCCCTTCTCTGAGTCAATTCTTTGAACCAGTCCATACCTGGGAATAACTTGTTCTAACAAAATCTGATTACAGTTCTAGTGGTTTCATCTCCATTCCTACCCGCCCTGTTAGGTGGTCAACAATTACTAACAAATATCTCAGCCTCATTACTTGTGGCATCCCTGTGAAATCAATTTACACATTTTGAAAAGGATACAATGCCAGAGGTCTTCCTCCCCTTTGACTTTGCCTCACATGATTATGATTCACCCTTTGGCAAATCAAGCATTTATTCACAATTTGATTCAGTGAATATATTGAAGGGCATCACTTTAAAAGTGGAAAACCTGTATGAAAGCATGCAGAGACTGTAGGTGTTTAAGGCTCCACTTCACAACCTCCTAAAACAGTGAGGAACTGCTCTCATCATAAGCAGATTAAGAACCAAGGCAAAGGGAATCTTGTGtttatttcaatcaatcaatccatcaatcaaaatAAACCTGGAAAGTACCTcaaaggttttctagtccaacaccctgctcaagcaggaacccctataccaatgatggcgaaccgttttttcctcgggtgctgaaagagaatGGATGAGCACTAtggcacatgcatgagtgcccatgcccataattcaatgcctggggacagcaaaaacagcttcccacacacacacccctgaagccctctggagtccagaaatggcctgttttccaatttccagtgggcccagaaggctcatgtttcaccctccccaggctccaaagtgaacctttttatcctcggatgctgaaagagtgtggatgAGCGCTATCACGTATGTACGAGTgctgacacccataattcaatgcctggggaggatgaaaacagcttttcctatcccctggaaaccctctggaggccagaaatggcctgtttccaacttcCGGTGgtctcagtaggctcatgtttcaccctccccaggcaccaaagtcttccctggagccaggggaaggtaaaaatgaccTCTCCAATCCCccaagaagctctctggaagccagaaatgcactcccagagcctctgtacaagccaaaataatctggccagcgcacacatgcacattggagctgagctacagcaATGGCTCGTATGTCAGCAGATATGAGTTCGCatatcacctgtggcacccatgccataagttcgccatcactgtcctataccatttcagataggtgggtgtccaatcttttcttaaaaacctccagtgacgaaacccctacaacttctgaaggcaagctgttccactagttaattgtccaGTAATTTAGCAGTTTCTCTTATAAATTCTTGGATCAAGAATTggaaaaagcaaatatagttaGGCTACAGAATTTCACAGCAATTCAGTATCTTATTGACTAATACGTGTCAAAATATTGTATACACATCTCTAATGTTGACGAATTGTCCTGCTAGCTGCTGTCATGCTTTTAGTCAGGAAACAAACATTAATCCCAGAAGCATGTTTCAATCCCCAAAAGTCCCAGCGCTGACCATTCTCCCCAACTAATACAACAGTGATCATTCAAAACCATCAATCCATAGCTTTTGCTATGAGGATCAGAGGAATTATGTCAGGATAGAAAAACAGTTAGTAGGAATATTTGAAAGGAAGCCAAAATTGCCATGTTGCCAGTTTATCTTTAGATAGTCTATTTCTAAAATGAAATGTTGAATCAAGTTCTACTTGATTTTAAAACAGGCATCTTCACTACTTTATATTGTTGGTTAGGCTTTCCTGCTCTGGCTTTCAGAGTATGATTGATTTAATCGGTACATTCCTCTTTTGGCAAGTTAATCCTACAAATAAATTTAATCAAAACTACAGAATGATATTTTTCAGCGATGGAGGTGTGAACTAATTATGTACGGCAACTATACAGTGGATATATGAATTCCCAGTAGGGCCTCAGGTGTATTTAGCCAAGAATTGTGTTGAGtattttaatgatattttaattACTTCGACAGAGAGTTTCATGGGTTTAGTTTTTAACTGATGGTAAACACAGTATAAAATGAGCAATTATATCCCAATGTTTCATCTTTCATCTTTGGAAATGAATATTGACTTCTAATCTGGTAGATTCTTTTTTAATACTTTTAGTTATCTAAATATACTGTTAAAAATTCAAATTTCCTTCTATCTATTTTTCCTATACCTCCATCTGCttctcatcatcattattatattttttgcagacagataagtttttatattaaaatattgatCTGTGTTTTACTTAGAATTTTCTTTCACCCAAACTCCAAAAGCTATTTCACGATGCTTTTTGAAAATTAAATCTCTTACAATACATGAGATGTAGAAATGCAGAATGAAGTTCATTAATCAGCAGTTGGTGACTTTTTCTTCCAGCTTATTAGTTGATACTATAGTGGGACATCTCAATATTTGTGCATTGACAAAAGGGTTAATCCGCTCACACGATTTATATTACTTACAATAtagcaaatatatttattttcagaaGGACAATATATACTTTTGGTCAATTCCAGGCAGCACAACCCTATATATGAATCTTCTTGCCAGTGGAATATTATATTGCATGATTTGGTCAATGTCTTGCAGTTTTCATAGCCGGTTTATCTAAAGGAAGATTTAGATATATGTTTGGCATTCCACTGAAGAGTATTTCTTCTTCGAAAAAGAAATACTAAATGGAACTTTTCTGATCGGCTACTTTGAAATGCTCTAAAACCAACtgcaaatataaatatcatacttCATAAATTGGAATTCATTTCAGATGTGTGTTCAATATATATTCATACCTAGTAACCTACATGCAAGGAATGGTATGAATCCATTCTTTGCTAATTAGTCCTGCAATGCATTGTAATGGTGTGCACAGCATCCAATTCAACATTGCACTTTGAAAAAAGCAAATTTATCAAGCAAACCGTTCCATTTAGTTTGAGGCTTTCAGAGTCTCTCCCTTGGATGTTCTCAGACTATCCAACAGTATTCATACCACCATaaggttttccttctatttttattgtatcagaataaaatgcagaaaaatcAAACCACTGTGACTGAGTTCATCCTTGTTGGATTCATGGACCACCCAGAGCTTCAGATCCCCCTGTTCATCTTCTTTCTGCTCATCTATCTCATCACTCTGGTGGGAAACATTGGGATAATCATTCTAACCAGAATTGATGCCAAGCTTCAAACCCCCATGTACTTTTTTCTTAGAAATCTCTCGATTGTAGATATTAGTCTTTCTACTACCATTGCCCCAGAATTGTTGACAACATTTGTGACAGAACATTTGACCATTTCCTTCATAGGGTGCACCACACAATTCTTCTTTTTTGCCATATTTGTGACTACTGAAGGTTGTCTCCTGGCTGTGATGGCATATGATCGCTTCACAGCAATCTGTAACCCATTGCTATATTTTGTTATCATGTCAAAGAAGCTTTGCACTCTCTTAGTCATAGCTGCGTATACTTGTGGCTTTGCAAGTTCAATAATCCAGACTGTAATTATTTTTACTTTGAATTTCTGCAGCTCCAATACAATTAATCATTTcttctgtgatgttccttcaatgctTCAATTGTCCTGTTCAGATACACAGATTGCTCACTTTGTGCATTTTGTTATATCCACTTCAATTGCACTGACAACTTTTCTCACTGTTTTGATCTCCTACATTGCCATTGTTATTGCCATCCTGAAGATCAGCTCTGCCCAGGGAAGATATAAAGCCTTCTCCACCTGTGCCTCTCATCTCACCACTGTGACCATTTTCTTTGGAACCATTATATTCATGTATATACGACCTGGCTCTAATTTCTCATTGGATAAAGACAAAATCATATCCGTCTTTTATACTGTTGTCATCTCCTCACTTAATCCACTCATCTACAGTCTGCGGAACAGGGAAGTGAAGGATGCTTTTAGCAGAGTGCTAGACAAGATAATATTGTTGAATTaaaaatggtatgaatgtgaaatcCTTCAGTTCAAAAAAGAAAGCCATAGTGGATTTCTCTTAGAAACATTTTGAATGCTTGGTAAAGATTTAGGGAGGTGAGAAAAAAAGTTTCATGTAAGTCATACAAAAGCTAAAAGGAAAGGGCAATGCATTTTCATGCTAACTTAAAAAGAGGGATAATTGCTTTTTATTAATCAAAACAAATATAATTACATTTGAATGCTCTTCTTGTGGAAATGGATGTACAGTATTGACAGAAACATTAAACTAAGAGTCAACCATTGTCAAAGTCAACCATTTGATTGTAAAACGAAGTTTAGATGCAATGTGTTTTTCCAGGTAATTCAGAtgtaaaatcccttattattttattggaactGAAGGGGATGGAACTGATAGAATGTCTATGTCAGTTAATGGTAAAGTGCAACACGTATGTTCATTTTTGTTTACTCACCCACATTTCAAGTACTTTAATTTTAAGTACTTTAATTTTAagtactttaatttaatttcttcaaAATACTGTACCTTagaatggaaaaaggaaaatagtaCACAAAGTAACATTAGTTGCAAGGGAGAATGTTATTTTTTAAGGTTCTTTGAATTATAGGTTTGATGGAAAAGGCAGAAACTGTTGCCAATTAAAAACATAATAGAAGGTCATTAGCAATATGTGTTAATCTTAAAAATTGACTTGGAAGCTTTTTTTCAAACTAGGGCCTTCCTAAAGGTGGACAGAAAGAGAATGCTTCTTCTTTCTCCCTGTTCTCCATCTTTGCTAAATTTTCTTTACCTCAAAATCATCCTTCTGGTGGCAGCCACAGTTAGGAGAGCCTTTGCACAACTTtgtcttgtgcaccagttgcagcctttCCTGGATGCATTCAGTCATGAAAGCCCCAGTCATCTCACATTTGGACCACTGCAATgcactgtacatggggctacccttggagAGCATTCAGAAACTATCTACATGGCATGTGTCTAGGTTACATGAGGGACCATCTCACCCCAGAGGGACTGGCCTGTCCCATTCGTCCCAGAGGGGGCATACTGTGGCAGAGGGGGCATACTGCAGATCCTGTCAGTCAAGGAATTTCAGCAGGCAGAGTCTAGGAGAATAGTCTTCACTGCCATGGTTCCTGCCCTTTGGAATATCTAACCTCCTGAGATGAGATTGGCTGCTAGCATTCTGACTATCcataagagccttaagacctgCTTCTGCCAGATGGTTTAGGACCCCAGTGGGGGAGCTTCAAACTGGAGCCAATGGATTagctaatcccccccccccatgaattcAACTGCCTCCTTTTCcatttactgtaaataattttaatctgTTTCTATTCTGGATTTAttgggtatatatttatatgtgatggttttatttttatatactgtaaactgcccagaatcACATTGAAATAAGATGGGCAGCAaacaactttaataaataaataaagttcttaaAGAATACCTTTTCCAAAATAGTTTGGCTTTTACCAAGTGACTTCAGCAGTGATATTATTGATTGATATGATTTGATTTCTATATTTGCTCATCCAGCAAGTCACTCTGGGCAGCttgccagaggtgggattcatcagggtctgaccagttctggagaactggtaggggaaattttgagtagttcagagaaccagtaaatacaacctctgactggccctggcccatctattctctgcctcctgagtcccagctgatcaggaggaaattggGATTTGACAGCATCCTTTCGCTAGAGTGGggcaggaatggagattttacagtatcttctCCTGGACTGGggcaggaatggagattttgcattatccttcccctg
This genomic window from Erythrolamprus reginae isolate rEryReg1 chromosome 1, rEryReg1.hap1, whole genome shotgun sequence contains:
- the LOC139159043 gene encoding olfactory receptor 5AP2-like isoform X1: MGLKNQTTVTEFILVGFMDHPELQIPLFIFFLLIYLITLVGNIGIIILTRIDAKLQTPMYFFLRNLSIVDISLSTTIAPELLTTFVTEHLTISFIGCTTQFFFFAIFVTTEGCLLAVMAYDRFTAICNPLLYFVIMSKKLCTLLVIAAYTCGFASSIIQTVIIFTLNFCSSNTINHFFCDVPSMLQLSCSDTQIAHFVHFVISTSIALTTFLTVLISYIAIVIAILKISSAQGRYKAFSTCASHLTTVTIFFGTIIFMYIRPGSNFSLDKDKIISVFYTVVISSLNPLIYSLRNREVKDAFSRVLDKIILLN
- the LOC139159043 gene encoding olfactory receptor 5AP2-like isoform X2 → MQKNQTTVTEFILVGFMDHPELQIPLFIFFLLIYLITLVGNIGIIILTRIDAKLQTPMYFFLRNLSIVDISLSTTIAPELLTTFVTEHLTISFIGCTTQFFFFAIFVTTEGCLLAVMAYDRFTAICNPLLYFVIMSKKLCTLLVIAAYTCGFASSIIQTVIIFTLNFCSSNTINHFFCDVPSMLQLSCSDTQIAHFVHFVISTSIALTTFLTVLISYIAIVIAILKISSAQGRYKAFSTCASHLTTVTIFFGTIIFMYIRPGSNFSLDKDKIISVFYTVVISSLNPLIYSLRNREVKDAFSRVLDKIILLN